In the Homalodisca vitripennis isolate AUS2020 unplaced genomic scaffold, UT_GWSS_2.1 ScUCBcl_335;HRSCAF=2099, whole genome shotgun sequence genome, one interval contains:
- the LOC124370580 gene encoding gastrula zinc finger protein xLCGF3.1-like isoform X1 produces MATQSENPYECSLCSYSCTRNSNLKKHILTHTCVKPYTCSMCRYATSRNSALKKHMLTHTGEKPCKCPLCNYACTSNSDLKTHILTHTGEKPYKCSVCSYASSRSHTLKSHMLTHTGEKPYKCFLCSYASAQNYDMKKHIFKHTGEKPFTCSLCNYACTYSGSLKRHLLKHTGEKPFTCPLCSYASAQNYDMKKHIFKHTGEKPFTCSLCNYACTYSGSLKRHLLKHTGEKPFTCSLCNYACTESGALKRHLLKHTGEKPFTCSLCNYACTYSGSLKRHLLKHTGEKPFTCSLCNYACTESGSLKRHLLKHTNEKTTSM; encoded by the coding sequence ATGGCAACCCAAAGTGAAAACCCATATGAGTGTTCACTTTGTAGCTATTCTTGTACTAGAAATAGTAACTTGAAGAAACATATATTAACTCACACATGTGTAAAACCTTATACATGTTCAATGTGTAGATATGCTACTTCTAGAAACAGTGCCTTGAAGAAACACATGTTAACTCACACAGGCGAAAAGCCTTGTAAGTGCCCCCTCTGTAACTATGCCTGTACTTCAAATAGTGATTTGAAGACTCATATATTAACTCACACAGGTGAGAAACCGTATAAGTGCTCCGTGTGTAGTTATGCTAGTTCTAGAAGTCATACCCTGAAGAGCCATATGTTAACTCACACAGGAGAAAAACCGTATAAGTGTTTCCTGTGCAGCTACGCTTCTGCACAAAATTATGACATgaagaaacatatatttaaacacacaGGTGAAAAACCTTTTACTTGTTCCCTGTGCAACTATGCTTGTACTTATAGTGGCTCATTGAAGAGGCATTTGTTAAAACACACAGGTGAAAAACCTTTTACTTGTCCCCTGTGCAGCTACGCTTCTGCACAAAATTATGACATgaagaaacatatatttaaacacacaGGTGAAAAACCTTTTACTTGTTCCCTGTGCAACTATGCTTGTACTTATAGTGGCTCATTGAAGAGACATTTGTTAAAACACACAGGTGAAAAACCTTTTACTTGTTCCCTGTGCAACTATGCTTGTACTGAAAGTGGCGCATTGAAGAGACATTTGTTAAAACACACAGGTGAAAAACCTTTTACTTGTTCCCTGTGCAACTATGCTTGTACTTATAGTGGCTCATTGAAGAGACATTTGTTAAAACACACAGGTGAAAAACCTTTTACTTGTTCCCTGTGCAACTATGCTTGTACTGAAAGTGGCTCATTGAAGAGACATTTGTTAAAACACACAAATGAAAAAACTACGAGTAtgtaa
- the LOC124370580 gene encoding zinc finger protein 596-like isoform X2: protein MATQSENPYECSLCSYSCTRNSNLKKHILTHTCVKPYTCSMCRYATSRNSALKKHMLTHTGEKPCKCPLCNYACTSNSDLKTHILTHTGEKPYKCSVCSYASSRSHTLKSHMLTHTGEKPYKCFLCSYASAQNYDMKKHIFKHTGEKPFTCSLCNYACTESGALKRHLLKHTGEKPFTCSLCNYACTYSGSLKRHLLKHTGEKPFTCSLCNYACTESGSLKRHLLKHTNEKTTSM from the exons ATGGCAACCCAAAGTGAAAACCCATATGAGTGTTCACTTTGTAGCTATTCTTGTACTAGAAATAGTAACTTGAAGAAACATATATTAACTCACACATGTGTAAAACCTTATACATGTTCAATGTGTAGATATGCTACTTCTAGAAACAGTGCCTTGAAGAAACACATGTTAACTCACACAGGCGAAAAGCCTTGTAAGTGCCCCCTCTGTAACTATGCCTGTACTTCAAATAGTGATTTGAAGACTCATATATTAACTCACACAGGTGAGAAACCGTATAAGTGCTCCGTGTGTAGTTATGCTAGTTCTAGAAGTCATACCCTGAAGAGCCATATGTTAACTCACACAGGAGAAAAACCGTATAAGTGTTTCCTGTGCAGCTACGCTTCTGCACAAAATTATGACATgaagaaacatatatttaaacacacaG GTGAAAAACCTTTTACTTGTTCCCTGTGCAACTATGCTTGTACTGAAAGTGGCGCATTGAAGAGACATTTGTTAAAACACACAGGTGAAAAACCTTTTACTTGTTCCCTGTGCAACTATGCTTGTACTTATAGTGGCTCATTGAAGAGACATTTGTTAAAACACACAGGTGAAAAACCTTTTACTTGTTCCCTGTGCAACTATGCTTGTACTGAAAGTGGCTCATTGAAGAGACATTTGTTAAAACACACAAATGAAAAAACTACGAGTAtgtaa